One segment of Castanea sativa cultivar Marrone di Chiusa Pesio chromosome 3, ASM4071231v1 DNA contains the following:
- the LOC142627424 gene encoding BTB/POZ domain-containing protein At3g19850 — protein MPEFCDLQIHINGEQKFFLNEKIVSKYSSRLKKMIDQEKRRTKTKKLVGIEINDFPGGANGFELVCRFCYNNGKISITVSNVSLFHCCAVFLGMTEKVSTCNLLQQTETFLAGMFYWSWIDILVCLKSCFPIFTHADSSGLVQKLISALLVKIAQNSDTNFIASSSSSSSSPETASGYRFSSSSKSTPDLIKSSSSSKAWWFEDLAVLPPNIIEKVIQSLGAYGTANNSLIITRFLLHYLKTAAQSKAINQLYSKCEYGGLADTAIHGVVTVGREAFSCRGLLWVLRIVSGCGLNKDYKVGLEKLIGGMLDQATLDDLLVSGHDRAVYDVNLVLRLIRVFVNSDEISIHKMKKVGRLIDKYLSEISPDQNLKISKFLGVVESLPDSARDCFDGVYRAIDIYIQSHVSLSIEERSRLCGCLNYEKLSLAVCKELAKNPRIPPRIAVQALISQQSKVPKELDYCNNLSASSTTQLVLYNDKDNDAENFLEENEDMKQNLSRMQWRVVELEKVCSEMKGQMSKLVRRNVLTFPSHNRTLPRLC, from the exons ATGCCAGAGTTCTGTGATTTGCAAATCCACATCAATGGTGAACAAAAATTCTTTCTGAATGAG AAGATTGTATCAAAATATTCTTCAAGGTTAAAGAAAATGATTGACcaagaaaagagaagaaccaagacCAAGAAATTGGTGGGTATTGAAATCAATGACTTCCCAGGAGGTGCAAATGGGTTTGAACTGGTGTGTAGATTTTGTTACAACAATGGTAAAATCTCAATCACAGTTTCAAATGTGTCCCTTTTCCACTGTTGTGCAGTCTTTCTTGGGATGACTGAGAAGGTTTCAACCTGCAATCTCTTGCAACAGACAGAGACCTTTCTAGCGGGAATGTTTTACTGGTCATGGATTGACATACTTGTATGTCTTAAAAGCTGTTTTCCAATCTTTACACATGCAGATTCATCTGGCCTTGTTCAAAAGCTCATCTCTGCACTATTAGTAAAGATTGCTCAAAATTCAGATACAAACTTCATTGCTTCATCTTCTTCGTCTTCATCTTCTCCTGAAACTGCATCTGGGTACAGATTTTCTTCCTCATCCAAATCTACTCCTGATTTAATCAAGTCATCTTCATCAAGCAAAGCATGGTGGTTTGAAGATTTGGCTGTTTTGCCACCAAATATCATTGAAAAAGTCATTCAGAGTTTAGGGGCTTATGGGACTGCTAACAACAGTTTGATAATCACAAGATTCCTCCTTCATTACCTGAAGACTGCAGCTCAAAGCAAAGCAATTAATCAATTATATTCAAAGTGTGAGTATGGAGGTCTTGCAGATACAGCTATTCATGGTGTTGTCACAGTGGGGAGAGAAGCATTTTCTTGCAGAGGGCTGTTGTGGGTACTAAGAATTGTCTCTGGTTGTGGTCTTAACAAAGATTACAAAGTTGGGTTGGAGAAATTAATTGGTGGAATGCTTGACCAAGCAACATTAGATGACTTGCTGGTCTCTGGCCATGACAGGGCTGTTTATGATGTTAATTTAGTTTTAAGATTGATTCGGGTATTTGTTAATAGTGATGAAATTTCCATCCACAAGATGAAGAAAGTTGGTAGATTGATTGATAAGTATTTGAGTGAGATATCTCCTGATCAGAACCTTAAGATCTCTAAGTTTCTTGGAGTAGTAGAAAGTTTACCAGATTCTGCCAGAGATTGCTTTGATGGGGTCTACAGAGCCATCGATATTTATATTCAG TCTCACGTAAGTCTTTCAATTGAGGAACGATCAAGATTATGTGGATGCCTTAACTATGAGAAGCTCAGCCTTGCAGTGTGTAAAGAGCTGGCAAAGAATCCTAGAATCCCTCCGAGGATTGCAGTTCAAGCACTTATATCTCAACAATCCAAAGTACCAAAGGAGTTGGATTATTGTAACAATCTGAGCGCGAGCAGCACTACCCAGCTAGTTTTGTACAATGACAAAGACAATGACGCAGAGAATTTCTTGGAAGAGAATGAAGATATGAAACAAAACCTTTCAAGGATGCAGTGGAGGGTGGTAGAGTTGGAGAAAGTGTGTAGCGAGATGAAGGGTCAAATGTCAAAATTGGTTAGGCGTAATGTCCTGACATTTCCCAGTCACAACAGAACTT
- the LOC142628158 gene encoding transcription initiation factor TFIID subunit 15 isoform X2, which yields MASYLGKGAPSNGSVYVCNLPFGTDENMLAEYFGTIGVIKKDKRTGRPKIWLYHDKVTNEPKGDATVTYEDPHAAVAAVEWFNNKDFHGNTIGVFIAESKSKDEHTYNLVADPIEAVDFGGLEESTRDVNGGGGRGRGRSDASGKAWQQEGDWTCPNTSCSNVNFAFRGVCNRCGSARPSGASGGSGGAGGRGRGRGGPDSGGPGRGAGATVGGLFGPNDWPCPMCGNINWAKRTKCNICNTNKPGHNEGGVRGGRGGGYKELDEEELEETKRRRREAEEDDGEMYDEFGNLKKKFRAKTQQAETGRALPGAGRAGWEVEELGVADRDGRERSRDRGRDRDDRESSRNRDRDDRDRRRSRSRERDRGKDRDWDYDHDRDRDYGRERDRDRDRNRHRY from the exons ATGGCAAGCTATTTGGGAAAAGGAGCCCCTTCAAATGGATCTGTCTATGTATGCAACTTGCCCTTTGGGACTGATGAAAATATGTTAGCGGAATATTTCGGCACCATTGGGGTAATTAAG aaagACAAGCGAACAGGTCGTCCAAAGATATGGTTATACCATGATAAAGTGACAAATGAGCCGAAGGGAGATGCTACTGTAACTTATGAAGATCCACATGCTGCGGTAGCTGCTGTTGAATGGTTTAACAACAAGGATTTTCATGGTAATACCATTGGAGTTTTTATAGCAGAGTCAAAAAGCAAGGATGAACACACCTATAACTTAGTGGCAGATCCAATTGAAGCTGTTGATTTTGGTGGATTGGAAGAAAGCACTAGAGATGTGaatggtggtggtggaagaGGAAGAGGTCGGAGTGATGCTTCAGGAAAAGCATGGCAACAAGAGGGGGACTGGACGTGTCCGAATACAAG TTGTTCAAATGTAAATTTTGCATTTCGTGGTGTGTGCAACCGCTGTGGAAGTGCTCGACCTTCTGGAGCCTCTGGTGGTAGTGGAGGAGCTGGTGGTCGTGGTAGGGGACGTGGTGGCCCTGACTCTGGGGGCCCTGGCCGTGGAGCTGGTGCTACCGTTGGAGGACTCTTTGGTCCAAATGATTGGCCTTGTCCAAT GTGTGGTAATATCAACTGGGCAAAGCGTACAAAATGCAATATTTGCAACACAAATAAACCTGGTCACAATGAGGGTGGTGTGAG AGGAGGACGTGGGGGAGGTTACAAAGAACTTGATGAAGAAGAGTTAGAGGAAACTAAGCGACGTCGGCGGGAGGCTGAAGAA GATGATGGTGAAATGTATGATGAGTTTGGcaatctaaagaaaaagtttcGTGCCAAAACTCAGCAAGCTGAAACTGGACGGGCACTTCCAGGTGCTGGACGTGCTGGATGGGAGGTTGAGGAACTAG GCGTCGCTGATAGAGatgggagagagagaagcagAGACAGAGGAAGGGATCGGGATGATAGGGAGAGCAGCAGGAACAGAGATCGAGATGACAGGGACAGGCGTCGGAGTCgaagtagagagagagatagaggaaAAGATCGCGACTGGGATTATGATCATGACAGAGATAGAGACTATGGGCGGGAAAGGGACCGTGATCGGGACCGGAACAGGCACCGTTATTGA
- the LOC142628158 gene encoding transcription initiation factor TFIID subunit 15 isoform X1 — translation MASYLGKGAPSNGSVYVCNLPFGTDENMLAEYFGTIGVIKKDKRTGRPKIWLYHDKVTNEPKGDATVTYEDPHAAVAAVEWFNNKDFHGNTIGVFIAESKSKDEHTYNLVADPIEAVDFGGLEESTRDVNGGGGRGRGRSDASGKAWQQEGDWTCPNTSCSNVNFAFRGVCNRCGSARPSGASGGSGGAGGRGRGRGGPDSGGPGRGAGATVGGLFGPNDWPCPMCGNINWAKRTKCNICNTNKPGHNEGGVSRGGRGGGYKELDEEELEETKRRRREAEEDDGEMYDEFGNLKKKFRAKTQQAETGRALPGAGRAGWEVEELGVADRDGRERSRDRGRDRDDRESSRNRDRDDRDRRRSRSRERDRGKDRDWDYDHDRDRDYGRERDRDRDRNRHRY, via the exons ATGGCAAGCTATTTGGGAAAAGGAGCCCCTTCAAATGGATCTGTCTATGTATGCAACTTGCCCTTTGGGACTGATGAAAATATGTTAGCGGAATATTTCGGCACCATTGGGGTAATTAAG aaagACAAGCGAACAGGTCGTCCAAAGATATGGTTATACCATGATAAAGTGACAAATGAGCCGAAGGGAGATGCTACTGTAACTTATGAAGATCCACATGCTGCGGTAGCTGCTGTTGAATGGTTTAACAACAAGGATTTTCATGGTAATACCATTGGAGTTTTTATAGCAGAGTCAAAAAGCAAGGATGAACACACCTATAACTTAGTGGCAGATCCAATTGAAGCTGTTGATTTTGGTGGATTGGAAGAAAGCACTAGAGATGTGaatggtggtggtggaagaGGAAGAGGTCGGAGTGATGCTTCAGGAAAAGCATGGCAACAAGAGGGGGACTGGACGTGTCCGAATACAAG TTGTTCAAATGTAAATTTTGCATTTCGTGGTGTGTGCAACCGCTGTGGAAGTGCTCGACCTTCTGGAGCCTCTGGTGGTAGTGGAGGAGCTGGTGGTCGTGGTAGGGGACGTGGTGGCCCTGACTCTGGGGGCCCTGGCCGTGGAGCTGGTGCTACCGTTGGAGGACTCTTTGGTCCAAATGATTGGCCTTGTCCAAT GTGTGGTAATATCAACTGGGCAAAGCGTACAAAATGCAATATTTGCAACACAAATAAACCTGGTCACAATGAGGGTGGTGTGAG cAGAGGAGGACGTGGGGGAGGTTACAAAGAACTTGATGAAGAAGAGTTAGAGGAAACTAAGCGACGTCGGCGGGAGGCTGAAGAA GATGATGGTGAAATGTATGATGAGTTTGGcaatctaaagaaaaagtttcGTGCCAAAACTCAGCAAGCTGAAACTGGACGGGCACTTCCAGGTGCTGGACGTGCTGGATGGGAGGTTGAGGAACTAG GCGTCGCTGATAGAGatgggagagagagaagcagAGACAGAGGAAGGGATCGGGATGATAGGGAGAGCAGCAGGAACAGAGATCGAGATGACAGGGACAGGCGTCGGAGTCgaagtagagagagagatagaggaaAAGATCGCGACTGGGATTATGATCATGACAGAGATAGAGACTATGGGCGGGAAAGGGACCGTGATCGGGACCGGAACAGGCACCGTTATTGA